From the genome of Mucilaginibacter paludis DSM 18603:
ACAAGGCGACAATACAGAACAAACTTGCAGGCAACTCAGATTTCGTGATCTTAAATAGCGCAGCTTTTTTTCAAAGAGCGCGCCCGTTTATGGAGCAGCATGAGGCCATCGGGCTTTGGCTTGACAACGATACCACTGGCAATGCATATACAAAATACGCCTTATCCTTAAGTGAACGCTATAGGGATGAAAGCAGCTTTTATAGCAAATACAAGGATTTAAACGACTGGCTCACTAAAAAGGAGCTGTCAACAAAAAAACAGCTTAAACAAAAAATAAGCTGATCAGTCAGCTTTTACGAAATTCCGGATTGTGGCCATCCGGTAGCTGGCGAAAGATTGCCTTTTCGCAATCGGCAAGATGTCCGGTTGTTTAACAACAACCGCATCTTGCCGCCCCCTCCGAAGTCGGGGGCGGGTTGGAAAGTGCTGGTTTTGAAAGGATTTTAACGGGGAAAGGGATGTGTGATGGAACAGGAACATGAGAACCGCAGCCGCATAATCGGCTTACGGCTGACCGTAACAGAGTATGGAGAAATAGAAAAAAAATGGAAGAAAAGCAATTGCCGCAAGCTCAGCGACTATGTGCGCCGCATCATTTTTAACAGGCCGCTGGTCAGTAGTTACCGAAATCGTTCGATGGACGAGGCAATGGCCGAACTGATGCTTTTGCGCAAGGAATTAAATGCCATTGGCGTAAACTTTAACCAGGCGGTGCATCGCCTGCATACGCTCGATCATCTGCCGCAAATGCAGTTCTGGCTAACGGCTTTTGAGCGGGATAAAAGTGTGTTGTTTGGCAAAATGGATGAGGTAGTTTCACAGGTCGAAAAGCTGGCGGCGGTATGGTTGCAGTGATTAAAACGGGACACTCGCTTTTGCGGCTTTTGAACTACAATGAGAACAAGGTTAAAGAAGGTGCTGCGCTTTGTATAGGTGCCGGGAATTACCCGATTGACTATCAGAATTTATCCTTTGAACAAAAGCTGGCGCGCCTGCAAAATCAGGCGGCGCTAAATGAAAACGTGACCCGCAACAGTGTCCATATTTCGCTCAACTTTGACCCTTCCGAAAACCTTTCGGAGGATCGTTTGCGCGAGATCGCGGATGCCTATATGAAGGGAATAGGCTTCGATGATCTGCCTTATTTGATGTATCAGCACTTCGACGCCGGGCATCCACATATTCATTTGGTTTCTGTAAAGGTTCGGGCTGATGGCAAGCGCGTCGATACGCAGAACATCGGGCAAAACCAGTCCGAAAAAACGCGCAGGGAACTGGAAAAAAAATACGGTCTGGTGAAAGCCGATGACAGCTCGAAGCAACAGGCATACCGGCTCAAACCGGTTAATGCGCAGAAGGTTGCTTATGGCCGCACAGAAACCAGAAGGGCGATTGCTAACGTATTGGAAAATGTGCTGCCACGCTACAAATTTGCGTCCCTTGCGGAATTGAACGCAGTCCTGCAATTGTATAACGTAGCGGCTGACCGGGGCGGCGAAGGCTCACGAATTTTCAGGCACCGGGGCTTGGTTTACCGGGTTCTGGATGATGAGGGTAACAAAGTCGGTGTACCAATCAAAGCCAGTGACATTTATAACAAGCCGGGTTTGAAATTTCTCGAAGCGAAGTTTGCCACCAATGACGCTGCGAAGCAACCGCACAGGGTCAGGGTAAAGAATGCAATTGACCTCGCCTTATTGCATGGCAGGCTTGACCTGAACGGGCTGATCTCAGTCTTAAAAGATCAGGGAATTGATACGGTGATCCGGCAAAACGAAAACGGTGTCATTTATGGTATAACTTACGTCGATCATGCAAAAGGTTGTGTTTTTAATGGTAGCGCATTAGGTAAGGCTTATAGTGCCAAAGCTATTTTAGAACGATGTACAAATGGTGGGGCGGGTGAGCAAAAAACAAAACTGGCGGCGGGAAAAAAAATACCTTTCAACCGCGCCGCCACTGGCAATAGCGCAGTATCGGATGCCGAACGTAAACAGGGTGGAAATCCCTTTCCTCCTGGTGATCAGTTGCCCAACGCCAAAGGATTGGCCGATGTCTTATTAGAGCCGGATTTTCAGGGCGGGCAGATGGACTGGCAGTTGAAAAGAACAAAGAAAAAAAGAAAGCGGCAGCAATTACCGCCGCAGGTTTGATGGTTTAATTTAGTGAAGGAGAAACGATGCAGACAGGAGAAAACGATCAGGCCATGCGCAAGATCCTGGACATGACCAGGCTGATCAGTATTGCCATACTGGTAATACATTTTTACAAGGAGTGTTATGGTGCCTTTGCCGGATGGCATCTGGTGGCTCCGCTATCGGACAGGATTTTAAACAATATCATTGCCACAGGCCTGTTCAGAAATTTCCAAAAATCAAAGCTGATCGCTTTGGGATTCCTCATTATTGCGCTTATCGGCGTCAAAGGTAAAAAGGACGAAAAACAGAATTTCAAAACAGCGTTTATTTACCTCCTAACCGGCTTGGTTTTCTTTTTTATCAGCTATTTTCTATTACAGATAAGGGGTGCAATGAGCGGCGTGGCGCTGCTCTATATGGCTGTTACAAGCTTAGGTTACCTGCTGTTCCTGAGCGGTGGAACGATGGTATCGCGCATCATACGGGATAAGCTGGCTAATGACATATTTAACAGCGAGAATGAAACCTTTCCCCAGGAGGAAAGACTGATCGAAAATGAGTACTCCGTTAACCTGCCCGCGCGATACCGACTGAAAACGAAAGACAGGAACAGTTGGCTGAATTTTATAAATCCTTTCCGGGGGGTGCTCGTGTTAGGCAGCCCCGGTTCGGGTAAGTCCTATTTCGTTATCAGGCATATCATTACTCAGCATATACGCAAGGGCTTCGCCATGTTCGTTTATGACTTTAAAATGCCCGACCTATCCGTCATCGCCTATAATACCTGGTTGAACAATAAGGATAAATATAAGGTAACGCCGAAATTCTTTTCGATCAACTTCGACGACCTTTCTCACAGCCATCGTTGTAACCCGCTTGATCCATCCGCCATGCTGGACATTACCGATGCCGTTGAATCGGCGCGTACTATTCTGCTGGGCCTGAACCGCGAGTGGTTGAAGCGACAAGGCGATTTTTTCGTAGAATCGCCAATCAACTTTTTGACTGCCATCATCTGGTATTTGCGCAAGTACAAGGGCGGCGAGTTTTGTACCCTGCCGCATGTCATCGAGCTGATGCAGGTGGAATACGACGACTTGTTTACCGTCCTGCGCACTCAAAAAGAAATTGATGTATTGATCAACCCATTTGTCAGCGCTTACATGCGGGATGCGGTAGAGCAGTTAGAAGGGCAGATTGCTTCAGCCAAGATCACGATGGCGCGCATCTCATCACCGCAACTGTATTATGTTTTGTCAGGCAATGATTTTACGCTGGATATCAATAATCCTGATGCGCCGAAGATCGTTTGCATGGGTAACAATCCGCAGAAAATACAAATCTATGGGGCCGTTTTATCATTGTTTACCAACCGGCTGTTGAAGATCATAAATCAAAAGGATAAGCTGAAGTGCAGCCTTATCTTTGACGAATTTCCTACCCTTACAACGGATATCATACCAACGATCAGTACCGGCCGCAGTAATTTAATTTCTACCTGTTTGGGTATTCAGGATGCCAGCCAGTTGCGTAAGGATTATGGCCGTGAGCAGGCAGATGTGATTATGAACATCGTGGGCAACATGGCAGTGGGTCAGGTATCCGGCGATACGGCGAAGCTCGTATCAGAAAAGGTCGGCAAGATCATGCAGGACAGGGAAAGCTTATCCATTAATCGTTCGGATACATCGATAAGCAGGTCTAAGCAACTGGAAGCCGCCGTGCCGCCGTCAAAGATCGCCGCCCTGAGTTCGGGCGAGTTTGTGGGCATGGTAGCGGATAACCCGGATTGTAAGATAGAATTGAAGGCCTTTCATAGTGAGATCATTAATGACCATGAGGCGCTGAAAAAGGAAATTCAAGCGTATAAACCGATACCGATGGTGCGCAAACTGGAAAATGCCATTGTTCAAAGAAATTACTTCCAGATCAAACAGGATGTGCAGCAGATCATTCTATCAGAAATGGAAAGGTTATTGAGCGACCCGGCCTTAACGCACCTCATCATCCGAAAGGGTGCGGCAGGGGAATAATGGGCGAATTGAACAAGGTGTTATCGGTAATAAGTAATCTACCATTTCTGTTTCCCTGATCTAAGTAAACACTTATTTCAAAAGTCCATAACCCATAAATCAATCACAATTAAGAATATATAGAAGAAATAAACAGTTGAAAAGGGAGTCATCAATCCTAACCAATATTTTGAAAATGGTATTAAAAGAATCTGATTAGAATAAGAAAAATATAATGAAGCCCTAAAATAAGAGGTTGTTTTTCCGGGTGATTTCAATTGTTTTTGTAGAAGCCGCCTTTTTCGGGATAGAATGGCAATAATTCGGGATAGAAAATAAAGCAATCCTTACTTAACAAAAAGTATAAGGTATAAATTTAAATGTATCATTTAAAAAAAAACACTTTATGAAAACAGTATTATTAAAAGTAACATTGGCTGTTATGGTAATAGCCGGTGTAGCAATCACTAAAGCTAAAGCTGAAGCTTCTACTGGCACATGTGTACCAGCGGACAACACTTGTTACGCCTTTACCGGGCCAGACGGTGTAACCCATTCTACTCCGGGTGTCTTAGTTTACAGTACTGCTCAGTAACTAAGTGCATTGAAAAAGAGAGGCTGTCTCACAGGTTGGTGTGACCCCAAAAAGTTGGACAGTTTACAAAATTAAGTTTTTTGTACGAGAGCTCGGTATTCCACCGGGCTCTTTCCATTTAACCTGTTTTTTATTCTTTCATTGTTATAGTAATGAATGTATTCTTTTAACGAAGTTATAAATTCTTCCGCAGTTTCAAAGCTCTGTTTGTACAGTAATTCTGTCTTTAAGATCCCAAAGAAGCTTTCGGCCAAGGCATTATCCAAGCAGTTTCCCTTTCTGGACATGCTTTGAATAATTCCATGTTTTTCCAAAGCCTTTCTATATCCATAATGTTGATATTGCCACCCTTGGTCAGAGTGAAAAATAAGTCCCCTTATATCTTTCACTTTATCAAAAGCCTCATATAACATTTCATCTATCATCTGCATATTTGGAGATTTTGAAATACTATAAGAAATGACTTCCCCGTTGAACATGTCAATTATAGGAGATAAATAGATCTTCTCCCCTTTAATGTTCATCTGAGTGACATCCGTAGCCCATTTCTGATTAGGCAGATTTGCCTCAAAATCCCTTTCAAGTACATTAGGGGCAATTTTACCAACCTCACCTTTGTATGAGCGATAACTTACTTTCCTGATATTGCATTTTAGGCCTAATGTTCCCATCAATTTTTGGACAGTCTTGTGATTTATGCTATAACCCCGGTTCTTCATTTCGGCGGTGACCCGCCGATAACCATATCTGCCTTTATGCAAGTGGTATATACTTGCGATCTCTTCTTTTTCATGCTTGTATTTATCATCATTTAGGCGCTTGCGATGATAATAAAATACAGAACGAGCCATCTGTTTGCAATCCAATAGAATTGAAACATCATGTTCGGGCCTTAGTTCTTCGATGGCTTTTGCCCACTCATGCGTTCGCGGGCTTCTTTTTCCTTGACTAAGGCCGTGACTTTTTTTAATAGTGCGTTCTCCGCCCGCAAACGGCTATTTTCCGCCTGGAGCTTCTCTACTTCTGTTTCAGGTTCAAGCTTCTTTGATCTTCCCATGCATTTAGGTGGTCGTCCAGGATTCTTTTGCTGGTATAGTACTGCATATCCCTCAACCCGTACTGATCTTACCCAGCGCTCTAAAGCAGTCTTGCTTAATCTATATTCCAGAACAACCTGATTTAAAGGTACTTTTTTTTCTATGACAAGCCTTACAACTTCTTCTTTGAAATCAGGCGTGGGCTTGACGTTAGGTTGTTTGAGCAGCCCACTTTCGCCATAAAGATCATATTTCCGAACCCATTCCAATATCATGCCTTCACGGATATGGCGTTCGCGGGATATCCGTAGAATCGGCTTTCCCTTTCTTACTTGAGAAACTACATCAAGTTTCTCTTCAAATGTGTGCTTTGACATAAATAATAAACCCCAAAAGTTTTTGTCTAACTTTTGGGGTTCACTTCAGGTCGAGAACAGCCTCTTTTTTCTTTAACTACTCGAATAATTTTTAACGGCGATAAATCTTTCGGGTAAAGCCTTTTGTAAATTCTTATTCATTCATAGATCATATTTAAGTTTTTAACCCCTCGTAGTCCATTATGACCATTTTCAAGAAATTACGAAATGTGCTGGCATTTGTAATAGTGGGTGTATTATCAGTATTTCTTCTTTTTATGTATTCCACTAAAAAAACTTCACATCAATTTGTAAAAAATGGGGGATTTAAAAGAATATATAAGCAGGCTCCGGTTAAATATATTGGCAGCAAAAAAATATTTTCAGGGTTCAGTCAAATTGCCGGTTACTATAAAGAGGGAATATATACCTACTCGAAACAAAATAATTTAGCATTATATACAGACGTCACAAGCGCGATAGATACAATTTCAATTGCCCTTCCTGCAAAGAGCACTACGATTGCCAATGACTGTATCTTCCGTAATGATACTTTATACTATTTTGACTCTAATAGTGGCAAATACCATGTCTTCAAAATAGTTAATCGGCGGCTGAAAGTTATTGATTCAGCTAAAACTGCCCCTTCTTCATTTAACCCCATAGTATTAGACCAAACAGATATTTTATGCAAGAATTTTTATAAAAATAGTCCAACGTTTGAAATTGTTATTTATAAAAAAGGCATCAAAGCTGTAGAAAGCCCAAAGTTGTTTAATGATGGAATTAAACTAACTGATGACGGTAGGATTCTCCCCTATAAAAACGGGTTTATATACCTCTGTTATTTTAAAAATACAATCCTTTGGTTAGATAAAAATCTGAGACTGCAATTTAAGTCTAATACTATTGACACGGTGCAAAATGTTCCGGCTGTTGAACGAATAAGCGGCACAGCACGCTACACTTATAAAACGCAACCAATTTTTGTAAATAGATATGGCCAGGTCGTCAAGGATAAGTTGTATGTCTTGTCGTCCCTGCTGGCAGATAATGATAAAAAAGTTTCCTTTACTGATACTACTATTCTCGATGTTTACGATCTGCTAAACAAAAGAAATTATCTATACTCCTATAAAATCCCCTTACCTCGATTGCATTCTCCAGCCTCCGGCTTTTCTTTCGTAGGTCAACAATTATATATCATTTTACTCAATGGGTATATATGCGTTTTTAAATAGTCGAATATGAAAAGATTTTTTACGTTGGTCGAAATTATTGTTGTATATTTTCTCTTCGCTCTGTTTTTCTATACAGCTTTATCGAAGCTGGTAGATTGGGGGCAATTTCTCAACGATTTAGCACGCTCACCCATCATTCCCCTAAATTTAGTTCCGGCTGTCGGCATCTTTGTCATAATCATCGAGCTCACTTGTTCTGCATTACTGATAATTCGTAAAACCCGGATAAAAGGAATACTCCTAAGTATTTTTCTCTTGGCAATGTTCACCACTTATATTTTTTTAATTCTTACAAAAAGTCCGTACATACCTTGTAGCTGTGGTGGAATTATTGGTATGCTCAACTGGAATGATCACATATTACTTAATTCTATTTTGTTAATCTTAGCAAGTTTCATCTATGTTAGGCATAAAACTCAGACATCCTAAATGCCTACCGGCAAAAACCTTGGTATGTATCTTATTAAACATATTATCGTTCTCAACCCTTGCTCAAAAAAAAGGCGATGCCGTTAATACGTTCAAATTAAAAATAACCAATTCTAAAAATCAATTTAATACAGGCTATCTGAATTTTACAATTAATAGCCCTACTGATACTTCTTTTAAACAAAATGTAATGACCGATAATAAAGGTTACCTACATTTCAAAATTCCTGTTAAATTTTACCTTATCAGGCTATCAGGTCAATCCCTTTTTTTCTCGTTGGATACTGCTATCAATCTTCGCAATTTTCCGATAATCAACAATTCAGAAACAGATCTCGGCGTGCTTGACGTAAACTCAAACCATTTGAATACTTTAAAGGAAGTTAGCGTAACGGGCAACGTTAATTATTCTACCCCTGAAAAAAAATCATATAAAGCATCTTCATTCACAGTAGGCGACTTGCCAATCGGCAAAAATTTATTAACGAAAATCCCAGGTATTCGCTTCTCGAAAGATGGTTATTTAGTGGACGGGAACCTACATGCGGTTTTTTATTTGAACGGCACACAAGTCACTCAACAGACCATCGAAAATTTCCCCTTGGCAGATATAGAGCGAGTTGAAATCATAAATAACAGCACGCTGTCATCCGATATAAAGGCTGATCAAATTATTGTAAATATAGTTACTAAAAAAACACCACAAATTTCATTTAATGGCATTGCTATTGCAAATGTTGCGGTCAACCGAAAAAACAACATTGGTACGATTACAGGAAATATCGCCAAGGACAACACATTTGTTAATTTAATGGTTAACAGATATTCTACTGACATTAAAATTTCTAATTATTCAAACTATGTCATTTCAAGTTCAGGGGATGGCATCTATAAAAGGGATCAAAATGGTGTGAATAACACTTCTCCCATTTTTACGAATTTAAGCCTGAACTCCCAATTGAGTAAAAAACTAAAAATCAATTATTCATTCTCCTATAACAATATTGATTTAAATCAAAGTTCAAGTTCATTAATCGATCAATTTTTAAGCGCATCTGCTAAATCTACAGAAAACCTTCTAATTGCATTTAATCCAAGACTTATTAACAATTACTTAGGATTAACCTATAAGGTTAATGTTAATAGTTCTTATTTCGTAAGAGGATGGTACACGAACTCAGAGACAAATACCACTTTAAACCTGGCGATAAAAGATAGTGCAGGAATCATCAGCCACATTAAAGATCAAAATAATGATTATAGTATATTAGCTGGGCATGATTTTATGGTAAATAAAATAGCAATGGAATTTGGCGCGCTATATCAATTCCACTCTGATAAAAACTTCTTTTTTAATATTGAGGATCTCCAACCATCCTCAACTGGGGCAAATCAAGACCTAACATATTCCCAAAATATTACCTCGTTATACTATAAAATTCGTTTTCCGATTAAAAAATTATCTGTCACAATTAATAACCGGCTGGATTTAAGTCAAATCGCTCTTTATCCTTATGGAATACACGATTCAAGAATTGATTATTTCCCAAACATCATATTTTATCTGCCGACCGCTAAGGCTGGTGCATTTTCTGCAGCATACAATAGGCAAATCTTGTTGCCGTCTGGCGACGATTTAAATCCCAGCACAAGGACACAGACGGAGCTTAATAGCAATATGGGATCAAGCAATATCAATCCTCAGATTAATGAATATTATCGTTTGAACCAGACGATTCAAATAAAGAAATTTTCCTTAAGTAATACCTTGTCTTACGAAGCTGATCACGGGCTGATAGATTATGGGCCTTACAACATTGTTAATGATGCATTATTAAAAATTAAAGAGAATTTGGATAAGCAAACAAAGATTTTTTTGAACAGTTCGGTTAATTGGGAATTTAATACTAAGCTGAGTTTCAATGGCAGTATTGAATATGGTTTATACAATCTGCATACAACATTGCAGACAAATGAACCCTGGAAGTTAAACGGTAATTATTATACGCTCACATTGCAGGCGGATGTAACACCCGTGAGTGGCTTAAGGTGGCATTCGGCGTTAAGTTACACAGATCACGATTTTACCCCGTTTAGTAAAATATACTATGACGGCCCACAATTGTACACGTCTATCAATAAATCTTTATTTAACAAAAAAATGTCCGTTGGATTTTCCATTAGCGATTTACTGAATAAGGGGAATAATACTCATACAAATTATACCTCTCCGTTGGTAAACGGTACGCTGGCAAGTCAGCAACAATTTAGAACGTTCGGCTTTTCACTCAGTTATTTCTTTGGAAATTCAAGATCAATTCCTCCACAATTCCCGGATAATAAGGGGATAAAAGTCAGAGATGCAAAGAAGGCAGCAATTAATTAACAGATAATTTCGTTTAATAAATATATAAACAAGACACTTTAGCTGGGGACAGATTTTCAGTATTTCCACATAAGAATTTTTGTCGTTGCAATAATTAAGTAATTGGATGAAAAAAATAATACTCATATTATCAGTGACCTGCATCTGTTGTTTAAATGCGCGCCTGGTTCAGGGGCAAGTAAACGATGATAAGTTGGCAAGAAGCATTCTTCAGCAAAATTTTTTAAAGGACAATTATATTTTTCCCCAGATTCGGTTACGTCCTTTAAATGCATCTAATCAGACAATGGATAGTCTCTTTTCTGTTTTTAATCAAGAGTGGGGAAAATATATTTTAAAGCAGTCCACGCCGAAACCGGATTTGAATAACAAAGCATTACTAAACTTAGATTCCTATTCGTACATGTGGAGCTTTTTATCGATCACTCAAAAATTACAGCTTGACAGAAACGTCGAATATCATTTATATTCCAAATACATGTTTCCTTCGTTATTGGTTGACTACAACAATTTCAAAGAAAACCGTTCTGATAGTTATTTAAAATTAATATGGCTCGGGTCATTAAAGAACACACTCACTTTTGGAACTCAAGCTCATTTATCACAACCTGATTTTAGTAGTCTATATTCTTTTTACACTGGTCTGAAAAATTTGCTTGAGTCGTATTCATCACCTACCGCGAAAGGGAAAGTTTTTGTATCTGATCTGCTTAAAATCATCAATGACTATAAATTTGAAATGGAGTGCAAAAACTTATACTATCAAGGACACCCCGAGGAAGCAATGAATTACCTCTTAAAGGAGAGCCAGACAAACCAGGTTGATGAAAGAGGAATTGTTGACTGCTCAAAAATCTTATTGGATCATTATTATAAGACGGGTCAAAAAGATAACGGTCTTGCTATATTAAATAATATGGCAAAAACAGTCGGCAAAGATGCCTTTCCTTTAGATAGCTTAAAGTCATGGTACTTAAAAATCGACCCCGCTCTTGCCGAGGAAAATTACAGAAAGGCAACTGGGCTTTCCGAAAAAATCCAATTAGTGCGAGATAATAGTAGCGCTTATGAAAGTTTTAAATATTTGAATCTTAATCAAGGAGATATCGACAATGATAAAATACATAATGCTAAATACCTGTTGATAGATTTTTGGTCTTTAGACTGCGGCCCGTGTATCGCAGAAATTAAAGAACTAAATGCACTTTACGAAAAAATCAAAAATCGGAAGGATGTATATTTCATTTCTGTTAATTGTGACAAAGAAGAGCTAAAGAAGGATACGACTTACATCAAAGCTATGATAAGTAAATATAATATCAGTTATCCAGTTTTGTATAACACTCAGGCGATTAAGCTGAAAAAGTTACTGCATGTTCAATTTTATCCGTCTAAATTTATTTTTGAGTCGACAGGACACCTATTGAATAAATCAAATCACAGCGATATCACGCTTTCAACCTTTGAAACCTTTGTCAAGAATTAAATATGTCCGAACCTGATCCTATATTTTATTATCTAAAGTGGAACGGTTATGGAACGACCGGCATTAAAACACTTCAACCAATAGAACATGACGGTAGCCGGGAATAAGGACTTTTCATAACAGTATTGGATTGCAGAAACGGCTGATTTTTCGTATATTTATACTTAAGCAAGATTATTTTTAAGGCAAAGTCATGACAACATTTGAAACAGCACTCACACAACAGAATCAGCGGGTTTTGGAAGCGGCCAGGGCCTTAAGACAGAAGAATTTGGCTGGCGGCGTGCCTTTCCTGATACTGTCTGAAGACTTGCCGGAAGGCCTGGCTTACCGCGAGTTTCCGGACGGTCATATCGAGATACAGGAGATAACCGAAAATGGTGCCGAATTGCGGTCAAAGCTGGTGCGGGAACTAACCCGGCAGGAAGCTGTAG
Proteins encoded in this window:
- a CDS encoding relaxase/mobilization nuclease domain-containing protein, whose translation is MVAVIKTGHSLLRLLNYNENKVKEGAALCIGAGNYPIDYQNLSFEQKLARLQNQAALNENVTRNSVHISLNFDPSENLSEDRLREIADAYMKGIGFDDLPYLMYQHFDAGHPHIHLVSVKVRADGKRVDTQNIGQNQSEKTRRELEKKYGLVKADDSSKQQAYRLKPVNAQKVAYGRTETRRAIANVLENVLPRYKFASLAELNAVLQLYNVAADRGGEGSRIFRHRGLVYRVLDDEGNKVGVPIKASDIYNKPGLKFLEAKFATNDAAKQPHRVRVKNAIDLALLHGRLDLNGLISVLKDQGIDTVIRQNENGVIYGITYVDHAKGCVFNGSALGKAYSAKAILERCTNGGAGEQKTKLAAGKKIPFNRAATGNSAVSDAERKQGGNPFPPGDQLPNAKGLADVLLEPDFQGGQMDWQLKRTKKKRKRQQLPPQV
- a CDS encoding TlpA family protein disulfide reductase, which gives rise to MKKIILILSVTCICCLNARLVQGQVNDDKLARSILQQNFLKDNYIFPQIRLRPLNASNQTMDSLFSVFNQEWGKYILKQSTPKPDLNNKALLNLDSYSYMWSFLSITQKLQLDRNVEYHLYSKYMFPSLLVDYNNFKENRSDSYLKLIWLGSLKNTLTFGTQAHLSQPDFSSLYSFYTGLKNLLESYSSPTAKGKVFVSDLLKIINDYKFEMECKNLYYQGHPEEAMNYLLKESQTNQVDERGIVDCSKILLDHYYKTGQKDNGLAILNNMAKTVGKDAFPLDSLKSWYLKIDPALAEENYRKATGLSEKIQLVRDNSSAYESFKYLNLNQGDIDNDKIHNAKYLLIDFWSLDCGPCIAEIKELNALYEKIKNRKDVYFISVNCDKEELKKDTTYIKAMISKYNISYPVLYNTQAIKLKKLLHVQFYPSKFIFESTGHLLNKSNHSDITLSTFETFVKN
- a CDS encoding plasmid mobilization protein, yielding MEQEHENRSRIIGLRLTVTEYGEIEKKWKKSNCRKLSDYVRRIIFNRPLVSSYRNRSMDEAMAELMLLRKELNAIGVNFNQAVHRLHTLDHLPQMQFWLTAFERDKSVLFGKMDEVVSQVEKLAAVWLQ
- a CDS encoding helix-turn-helix domain-containing protein; protein product: MSKHTFEEKLDVVSQVRKGKPILRISRERHIREGMILEWVRKYDLYGESGLLKQPNVKPTPDFKEEVVRLVIEKKVPLNQVVLEYRLSKTALERWVRSVRVEGYAVLYQQKNPGRPPKCMGRSKKLEPETEVEKLQAENSRLRAENALLKKVTALVKEKEARERMSGQKPSKN
- a CDS encoding MauE/DoxX family redox-associated membrane protein, which encodes MKRFFTLVEIIVVYFLFALFFYTALSKLVDWGQFLNDLARSPIIPLNLVPAVGIFVIIIELTCSALLIIRKTRIKGILLSIFLLAMFTTYIFLILTKSPYIPCSCGGIIGMLNWNDHILLNSILLILASFIYVRHKTQTS
- a CDS encoding IS3 family transposase, translating into MKKSHGLSQGKRSPRTHEWAKAIEELRPEHDVSILLDCKQMARSVFYYHRKRLNDDKYKHEKEEIASIYHLHKGRYGYRRVTAEMKNRGYSINHKTVQKLMGTLGLKCNIRKVSYRSYKGEVGKIAPNVLERDFEANLPNQKWATDVTQMNIKGEKIYLSPIIDMFNGEVISYSISKSPNMQMIDEMLYEAFDKVKDIRGLIFHSDQGWQYQHYGYRKALEKHGIIQSMSRKGNCLDNALAESFFGILKTELLYKQSFETAEEFITSLKEYIHYYNNERIKNRLNGKSPVEYRALVQKT
- the mobC gene encoding conjugal transfer protein MobC; protein product: MQTGENDQAMRKILDMTRLISIAILVIHFYKECYGAFAGWHLVAPLSDRILNNIIATGLFRNFQKSKLIALGFLIIALIGVKGKKDEKQNFKTAFIYLLTGLVFFFISYFLLQIRGAMSGVALLYMAVTSLGYLLFLSGGTMVSRIIRDKLANDIFNSENETFPQEERLIENEYSVNLPARYRLKTKDRNSWLNFINPFRGVLVLGSPGSGKSYFVIRHIITQHIRKGFAMFVYDFKMPDLSVIAYNTWLNNKDKYKVTPKFFSINFDDLSHSHRCNPLDPSAMLDITDAVESARTILLGLNREWLKRQGDFFVESPINFLTAIIWYLRKYKGGEFCTLPHVIELMQVEYDDLFTVLRTQKEIDVLINPFVSAYMRDAVEQLEGQIASAKITMARISSPQLYYVLSGNDFTLDINNPDAPKIVCMGNNPQKIQIYGAVLSLFTNRLLKIINQKDKLKCSLIFDEFPTLTTDIIPTISTGRSNLISTCLGIQDASQLRKDYGREQADVIMNIVGNMAVGQVSGDTAKLVSEKVGKIMQDRESLSINRSDTSISRSKQLEAAVPPSKIAALSSGEFVGMVADNPDCKIELKAFHSEIINDHEALKKEIQAYKPIPMVRKLENAIVQRNYFQIKQDVQQIILSEMERLLSDPALTHLIIRKGAAGE
- a CDS encoding outer membrane beta-barrel protein, which encodes MLGIKLRHPKCLPAKTLVCILLNILSFSTLAQKKGDAVNTFKLKITNSKNQFNTGYLNFTINSPTDTSFKQNVMTDNKGYLHFKIPVKFYLIRLSGQSLFFSLDTAINLRNFPIINNSETDLGVLDVNSNHLNTLKEVSVTGNVNYSTPEKKSYKASSFTVGDLPIGKNLLTKIPGIRFSKDGYLVDGNLHAVFYLNGTQVTQQTIENFPLADIERVEIINNSTLSSDIKADQIIVNIVTKKTPQISFNGIAIANVAVNRKNNIGTITGNIAKDNTFVNLMVNRYSTDIKISNYSNYVISSSGDGIYKRDQNGVNNTSPIFTNLSLNSQLSKKLKINYSFSYNNIDLNQSSSSLIDQFLSASAKSTENLLIAFNPRLINNYLGLTYKVNVNSSYFVRGWYTNSETNTTLNLAIKDSAGIISHIKDQNNDYSILAGHDFMVNKIAMEFGALYQFHSDKNFFFNIEDLQPSSTGANQDLTYSQNITSLYYKIRFPIKKLSVTINNRLDLSQIALYPYGIHDSRIDYFPNIIFYLPTAKAGAFSAAYNRQILLPSGDDLNPSTRTQTELNSNMGSSNINPQINEYYRLNQTIQIKKFSLSNTLSYEADHGLIDYGPYNIVNDALLKIKENLDKQTKIFLNSSVNWEFNTKLSFNGSIEYGLYNLHTTLQTNEPWKLNGNYYTLTLQADVTPVSGLRWHSALSYTDHDFTPFSKIYYDGPQLYTSINKSLFNKKMSVGFSISDLLNKGNNTHTNYTSPLVNGTLASQQQFRTFGFSLSYFFGNSRSIPPQFPDNKGIKVRDAKKAAIN